The stretch of DNA TAATTGGGATAACATTTGTTCTGTTAAATGTCCAACCAAGTATTATAAAGAAAATCAAAAGGATCAACCGTTAATCCAAATTCTCAATAATTAATGCCGAATAAGCCCTTTTTCAATAATCCCTATATACTTTACCCCAAGTATGGCTGCAACAAGCTCCTGATATCTTCATCCGCATAAGAAAAGCTGGGGTTTTCCAATGTGGCAAGCAGCTCTTTCACCCTAGCAAAGTTTTTAGTGGAACTGTAAATAGCAAATATTATATTATGTTGAGTAGTTTTTACTTCCTCATCGTCCCCAACAAGCACTTCCGTAATTTTTTCCCCCGGCCTGATGCCGGTATACTGAATAGCAATTTCCTTTTCGGGTTCCAGACCATTTAGCTTGATTAATTTATAAGCCAAATCTTTGATGCATACGGGTTCCCCCATATCCAAAACAAATATTTCCCCTCCAACGGCAATGGCCCCCGCCTGAATTACCAGCAAAGCAGCTTCACCCACCGTCATAAAATAACGCATCATTTGCGGGTGAGTAATGGTAACCGGCCCGCCTCTGGCGATTTGCTTTTCAAACAAAGGTATGACACTACCTCTGCTGCCCAGTATATTACCAAAACGAACAGCAGCAAACTTAGTTTGGCTTTGCTCATTCATCATCACTACAATGGTTTCCGCTATCCTTTTAGTTACCCCCATGATACTGGTCGGCTTAACAGCCTTATCGGTGGATATTAATACAAATTTATCACAATTAAAGTCGTGGGCCACTTCACACATAACCTTAGTACCTAAAATGTTATTCTTTACTGCCTCCTCAGGTATCCTTTCCATATAGGGCACATGTTTGTGAGCAGCGGCATGAAAGACAACCCCCGGTTTGTATTTTTGAAAAAGCCTGGTTATTCTGCCACGATCTCTAATATCGGCTATCTCAGTAGCTATATCCACCTGCGGGTGACTGAGTTTTATCTTTCTTTCAACTTCATAAATACTGTTTTCCCCCCGCCCCATTAGTACTAATTTCCCCGGATTGCTGTTAGCTATATTAGCGCTCAGTTCCATGCCTACCGAACCACCAGCCCCGGTGACCAATACTACCTGGTCATTTAAATAATTATTTATACTGCCTAAATCAAGTGCTAATGATTTACGACCCAACAAGTCCTCCAACTGTACTTCCCTTATGGGGGTGGGGTTGATGCGACCGGTTTTTAAATCATATGCGCCTGGTAATATTTGAATTTTTACCTTGGCCAGCCTTTTACATATTTGGATAATATCGCTTACCTCAACGGGGGGCGCTGAAGGCAGGGCAATGATTATTTCGTTAACTTTGTGCCTGTCAGCTATACGCGGAATATCCAAACGATTGCCCAGAACAGGTAAACCACAGACTTCCAAGTTAAGTTTACTCTGATCATCATCAATAAAGCCAATAATTACCGGCCTTTCTTTTAAATTGCTGATGGATTGAACAACCAGGCTGCCGGCTAAACCCGCACCTACTATTAGTACCCTACTTCGCCTGTCCTCCACTGTATTACCTCTCTTTTTATACCGTGCAAGGTAAGTTTTATTTTCTATGATATGGAAGAACAGCAAATTAGGTGATTATCTTTGTCTTTTAAAAAAAAATTTACATAGTAATCTTAACGTCACTAAGACCGGCGATATAGGTGATCGCAAAAATATCCTGCCTATGCATTTTTGTAACCATATTATGCTTATTAGCGTATTATGTAGCGATATTCACGAAAGCAGCGACACCCGGAATTTAGATCCACAGGAAACTCATAATATGGCTAATGATTAGCTTTTGTACTTGATACCGCCGGTGTTAAAAACCGAGGAGAGTATGGTGTATGGGATCAGCTGTAAAAAAAAGCATATGGATATTTAATCATTACGCTGGAACACCATCTGTTACAACCGGGCTGCGTCATTATAATTTTGCAAAATATTTGATTAAGGCCGGTTACCCCACAACTGTTTTTGCCTCCAGTGCTATTCATAACTCAAATAACAATCTTATTAAAGGCAAAGAAACTTACATCACTGATGATAGTGAGGAAGTTCCGTTTGTATATGTAAAAACCCGTAATTATCAAGACAACGGGAAATCCCGAATTTTAAACATGATTGACTACTACCGAGGGCTATTTAAAGTAACCAAGTACTTTGAGAAGCCGGATTTACTAATAGCATCTTCGGTTCATCCATTAACTTTGGTTGCCGGGCTCAAAATTGCCAAGAAACTGGATGTAAAGTGTATTTGTGAAATCAGGGACTTATGGCCGGAAAGCTTTGTGGCCTATGGAATTGTTAAGAAAAGCAATCCAATACTTAAATTGCTTTATGCAGGTGAGAAATGGATTTATAAAAAAGCAGACAAACTTATTTTTACTATGGAAGGGGGTAAAGATTACATAATTGAGCATGGTTGGGATAAGGAGCATGGTGGTCCGATTGATATAAACAAAGTATACCATGTTAATAATGGAGTTGATTTGGAACAATTTAATTATAATAAGGAACACTATGCTCTAGATGATAAAAATTTAAACGATGAAACCACTTTCAAAGTTATATATACAGGTTCCGTAAGGCGTGTAAATAATTTAAATTCAATACTTGAGGCAGCTAAATTAATTAAAAACCCCAAAATTAAAATATTTATATGGGGCGATGGTGACGAAAGACTACCGCTTCAACAGCAGTGCCGGGATAATGGAATCGACAATGTAATTTTTAAGGGTCGAGTTGATAAGAAATATATCCCTTATATTTTATGCCATGCGGATGTGAATTTATTACACAACGACTATACCCCCATCACGCGTTATGGAATGAGTCAAAACAAGTTGTTTGATTATATGGCTGCTAATAAACCAATAGTATCAGATTTAATAACAAACCACGATTTGATATTAAGATATAAACTTGGTGTTGTTACAGAGAATCAAAGCCCTCAGAAAATCAAAGAAGCAATTGAAAAGTTCTATTACATGACCGCTGAAGAACGACTGGCTTTAAACGATAACCTGCATCGGGCGGCATGTGATTATGACTTTAAAAATTTAACCAACCAATTAATTAACATTATTGAGATATGAGCTTAATTAACTGGAGAGATTACAATGAGTAAACTAAAACAAAAAATCCAAAACAAAACAGCCACCCTTGGCGTGGTGGGTCTAGGTTATGTAGGACTCCCTTTGGCTGTTGAAAAAGCCAAGGCAGGTTATAAAACCATTGGATTCGACGTGCAAGAATCCAAAGTAAAGATGGTTAACTGTGGCAAAAACTACATCGGTGACGTAGTTAATGAGGATTTAGAGGCTATTGTTAAGTCCGGATTTCTTTCAGCCACAACAGATTTTGCAAAGGTAGCGCAGGCGGATTGCGTGTGTATATGCGTACCAACACCGCTGGACGCACATCAGCAGCCGGTTATCAGCTATGTCAAAGCTTCCGCACAAAGCATCCTGCTCTATATGCACAAGGACATGCTGATCGTTCTAGAATCCACAACATATCCCGGTACAACAAAAGAACTGTTAAAGCCTATTTTTGAGTCATCGGGTTTGAAATGTGGAAAAGACTTCTATCTGGCATTTTCACCGGAGCGCGTCGACCCGGGCAATCTTTTTTATAAGGTTAAGAACACACCAAAGGTCGTAGGTGGTATTACACCGGAGTGTACTGATATAGCTGCTACTTTGTACGAAAGCGTACTGGAAGCTCCTATACACCGTGTTTCCTCACCTACCATCGCCGAAATGGAAAAAATACTGGAGAACGCCTATCGAAATATCAACATTGGACTTATAAATGAGCTTGCCATTCTTTGTAACCGGATGGGTATCAGCATTTGGGAAGTAATCGATGCCGCTAAAACCAAACCCTACGGATTTCAAGCATTCTATCCGGGAGCAGGTGTGGGTGGCCATTGCATACCTCTCGATCCATATTATCTCTCATGGAAAGCCCGTGAATATGGTTTCCATACATCCATGATTGAGGCATCCATGATAATTAATGATCGCATGCCGGAATATTGTGTTGAGAGAGCAAGCAAGATTTTAAATAGAGATAAAAAAGCACATAATGGCTCAAAAATTCTTGTGCTTGGCGTAGCGTACAAACAGGATATAGATGATTACAGGGAAAGCCCTGCCCTTAAAGTTATAGATATTCTCAAAGAAACAGGTGCGTCGGTTGATTATTATGACCCGTATATCAGCGAGTATAGATACAAAGGCGAAATTTTTAAAGGTCTTGAGAGCATCGATGCTGATATGCTTAAAAGCTATGATTTGATTGTCATAACCGCGTCCCATAGTAATGTGGATTATGACTTTGTTGCAGCAAATTCTAAGTGGGTGTTCGATACCAAAAACGCTACTAAAAATGTACAAAATAGAAATAACATTATTTTACTATAGGGAACCGCATCGCAAAATAGTTTATAGGGAGTAACTGCAATGGACAAAAAAATATGTGTAATTGGAGGAGGTTTATGGGGACAAAACCACATCAGGACTCTCTTCCAAATGGGTAATTTAGCAGGCATTGTAGAAAGTACTCCGCAAAGGTTGGATGAACTGTTGAGGCAATACCCGGTTCACGGTTTTACGGATGTGGATGCCGCCATCAAGTGGGGATTTGACGGCTATGTTCTAGCAACACCGGCAGAGACCCATTATCCCCTGGGGAAAAAGTTGTTGGAAAGGGGCTTGAATGTACTCATAGAAAAACCAATGACCCTTTCCTCAAAACACTCCAAACAGCTTATTGAGATTGCTGATCGAACAAATGCCAGACTTATGGTAGGACATCTATTACTTTTCCATCCGGCTATTATAAAAATCAAAGAAGTAATCGACAGCGGCAAGATTGGCCAACTTTATTATGTTTACTCAAACAGGTTAAACTTTGGCACAGTTAGAACTGAGGAGAATATTTTCTGGTCATTTGCGCCCCATGATATTTCCATCCTGGATTATTTCATTGGCCGTCCTGCCACCAAGATAGCAGCCAAAGGAGCAAAATTCCTCCAAGATAAAATTTATGACGTAACTATGACCCAGTTTGCCTACCCGGGCAATGTACACGCTCATATCTTTGTATCCTGGCTTCATCCATTCAAAGAACAAAGATTGGTTGTGGTGGGCAGCCGGGGAATGATATCTTTTGATGATTCCTCTTTAGAGAAGAACATCCTTTATTATAAAAAACAAATCGGCTGGCTTAAGGGTCAACCAGTTAAAATAGAGCAGCCCGATGAAATCATTGATTATGAGAAAGGTATGCCTTTGACTGAAGAGCTAAAATATTTTGTTGAAAACCTGGATAAAACAATCGAGATTGCCAGTGGTAAAACCGGACACGAAGTGGTCAAGGTACTGGAGACCGTGCAAGAGTTAATAAGCAAGGATTGGTGAAAAAAATGATTGGAGTATTCACATATAACATAGCGCACAGAAAAACATACGATACCCTTTGCCTCTTAAAAACCAAAGGGTATCATGATGTGGCGGTATTTGCCGAGCCCTTGCATTATGCAAAGAAATATACGCCGCTTATAGAGCATCGACCAAAAAACTTCAATGATGTTCTTCCATCGGAAATATGCAAAAACTTTGGCTACGAATACCATATGCAAAATACAAGTGTGAAGGATATACTCCCTGTAAATTCAAAAATACTGATATGCGGAGCGGGCCTCATTCCACAGTCCATAGTGGAGCAATATAGAGTTATTAATGCTCATCCGGGATACATTCCTTATGTTAGAGGGCTGGATGCTCTCAAATGGGCAATTTACGATGAGCAGCCCATCGGTGTCACAACTCATCAAATAGGCTCTGAAGTGGATGCGGGATTAATAATCGAAAGAAGGATTGTTCCAGTCTACTTTAATGATACTTTCCATGCAGTGGCACAAAGACAGTACGACATGGAAATATCAATGCTGGTGGATGCTATTGCCAAAATTGATGTGGCGACGGAATATGTGGAACCTGGCAATTATAAACTACATAAGCGCATGCCCCATGAATTTGAAACGAGGCTTCTTTCCAAATTCGAAAAATTAAAAGATAAGGCCGTGATTAAATGCAATTCAGAGATTTAAAAAAGCAATATCAAAAATATAAGCATGAAATAGATACGGCAATACGGGAAGTACTGCTTAGTGCAGAATATATCGGCGGTAGACAGGTTAGTGAATTAGAAGAGCAGTTGGCCGAATATGTTGGCGTGAAACACTGCATCTCCTGCGCTAATGGAACCGAAGCCATGACGCTGGTGGCAATGGCTTGGGGAGTTAAAGAAGGAGATGCAGTGTTCGTACCCGATTTTACGTTCTTTTCAACTGGTGAAATTGTTTCTTTTCAAGGGGCCACCCCCATATTCGTGGATGTTGACAGAGACACTTTCAACTTAGATGCCACAAAACTAGAGAAAGCAATTCAAAAGACAGTAAAGGAAGGAAAGCTAACCCCCGGGGTTGTCATACCTGTTGATTTGTTTGGCCTGCCCGCAAATTATCCTGAGATAGAAAAAATAGCGCGTAAATATAATTTGTTAGTGCTGGAAGACGGAGCCCAAGGCTTCGGTGGCAATATTAACGGACAAAGAGCCTGCAGTTTCGGCGACGCAGCGACTACTTCATTCTTCCCCGCCAAACCACTGGGATGCTACGGAGATGGCGGAGCTGTGTTTACCAATGATGACGAATTGGCACAGCTTATCAAATCCCTTAAGGTTCACGGTAAGGGTGATAATAAATATGATAATGTTAGAATTGGCTTAAATTCAAGATTGGACACCATACAAGCAGCCGTGCTAAAAGTTAAGCTACAAGCGTTTATCAACCACGAACTGGAAGATGTTAATCGGGTGTCCCGGCTTTATAACGAAGGGCTTGAAGGTATTATTGAAATACCTCTTATTCCGGAGGGGTTTTATTCAAGTTTTGCACAGTATACTATTAAATTAAAAAGTAATGAACAACGCAATAACCTGAAAGATAAACTCAAGCAGAAGGGCATCCCCAGTATGGTTTATTACACCAAGCCAATGCATCAGCAGGGTGCCTTTGCAAATTTAGAGTTTGACGAAAATGATTTTAAAGTAACCAATGAGCTTTGCAATATTGTGCTGTCTCTACCAATGCATCCTTATTTAAGTGATCAAGACATAGAAACAATTATAAGGGAAGTTATGCTAAATACATGCTAAGGGAACACCTTTGGCGGGCACCTGGTAGATGATAACCTGCATGAACACCAAACAAACATACACCTGTTTAATTACAACAGTCTTTACAAAGACTCATTTAAACTAATAAAAGCCACTTTCCACTATTACTGGAAAGATGGCTTATAATTGGTGACCCCACCGGGATTCGAACCCGGGTTACCGCCGTGAAAGGGCGGTGTCTTAGGCCTCTTGACCATGGGGCCGTTTTGGTGAGCCATCCGCGACTCGAACGCGGGACACCCTGATTAAAAGTCAGGTGCTCTACCGACTGAGCTAATGGCTCACTGACGTCTTACAGTTGTATATATTACAGCAAATTAATCAATGTGTCAACAATTTTTATTATTACAAGTTTGCAACTATTTTACAAACCACGGGGGCGAAATACGTCCCCGTGGTTTATTAAAGATACTCCTTAAAAAATCTCCCTCAATACCAGAGTTTGGGCCCTTCCCGGACCAACACCCACAATAGCTACAGGCACACCGGACAATTCCTCCAGATTTTTTAGATAATCCTTAGCTGCTTGAGGCAGTTCACTAAATTCAGTTACAGATGAAATATCCTCTTGCCAGCCGGGGAATTCCTGGTATACTGGTTCACACTGGGCCAACAGCTTCAAACTAACGGGAAATTCATTGATAATTTCACCTTTATAGCGGTAGCCTGTGCATATCTTCAATGTTTCAATACCTGACAGTACATCCAGTTTGGTAATGGCCAGGTAAGTCAAACCATTAATTCTGGCCGCGTAACGTGCTATGACCGCATCATACCAACCACAGCGGCGCGGACGGCCGGTAGTAGTGCCAAATTCAAAGCCTCTCTGCCGGAGCGATTCACCTAATTGGTCATGTAGCTCCGTAGGGAATGGCCCTTCACCCACCCGGGTAATATAAGCTTTAGCCACCCCCACCACGGTTTTAATCTTGGTGGGTCCAAGACCTGCACCCAGGCAAGCCGCAGCCGCAATGGGATGACTGGAAGTAACGTAAGGGTAAGTACCGTGGTCAAGATCAAGTAAAGTACCCTGAGCACCCTCAAACAGCACCCTGGCACCACGATCGATGGCCTCGTTAACCAACACAGAAACATCCGCTACATAGTTTTTCAAACGATCGGCATATTCGGTATACTGATTCAGCATTTCTTGATAAGTAAAAGTTTCCTCTACCCCGTAAAGACGGGATAGTACTTTTATTTTAGACTCCAGTGTATCACGCAGCTTTTCAGCCAATTCCTCACGGTCAATCAACTCCGTCATACGTATACCCACCCGGGAGGCCTTATCAGTATAGGTTGGACCAATGCCACGGCATGTGGTACCGATTTTACGACTGCCTTTACTCTCCTCCTCTGCCATATCTATGCTCTTATGGTAAGGGAAAATTACATGTGCCCGGGGGCTAATTCGTAAATTAGCTGTACTGACACCCTGTTTTTCAAGTCCATCCAGTTCCTGCAGCAGCACACCGGGGTCAATAACTACCCCGTTACCAATCAGACATTGTTTATCTGCATATAAAATACCCGAAGGGATTAAATGCAATTTGTATGTCTGACCTTCCGCCACCACGGTATGCCCGGCATTATTACCACCCTGGTAACGTACTACCATTTCGGCCTGCCGGGCCAAGAAATCTGTTACCTTACCTTTACCCTCGTCTCCCCATTGCGCACCAACCAATACCACCGTAGACATTTGGTATCCCCCTTATATTCTGCTGAGAATTTCCCTGGCGGCCACAATGCCCGCTACTGAGGCCTGAGCCAGACCTCTGGTGACACCGGCACCGTCGCCTGCCGCAAATAAGTTTTTGATCCGTGTTTCCAGGCCATTGCTCAAGGCCAACCGGGAAGAGTAAAACTTTACTTCCACGCCGTACAGTAAAGTATAGCGGGAATAAACACCGGGAGCAATGACATCCAGTGCTTTAAGCATTTCTACAATGGCCACCAGGTGCCGGTAAGGAAATACCAGACTGAGGTCCCCCGGTGTAGCCTCTTTAAGGGTGGGCATTACCAGGCATTTCTTCATGCGATCCACTGTGGACCTGTGCCCTTCCAATAAATCACCCAACCGCTGTACAATTACGCCACCGCCCAACAAATTAGCCAGACTGGCTACATACTTACCATAGGCAATGGGTTCTCTAAATGGTTCAGTGAAAGTTTTGCTGACTAAAACAGCAAAGTTGGTGTTATCCGTCTTGTTAAAGGCATGGCTATGCCCGTTCACTGTAACCAATCCATCATTATTCTCCATCACAACTTCACCACGTGGATTCATACAAAATGTACGCACCCGGTCATCAAACGCCCGGGAATAATATATGAGTTTGGATTCATAAAACACCCTGGTTAATGGCTCCATTACGGCGGCCGGCACTTCCACACGTACCCCGATATCAACCGGATTAACTCCAGTTTGCAGTTCCAACCGGTAGGCCTCCTGGGCCAGCCATTCGGCCCCCTCCCGTCCCGGTGCCAGTATTACATGATCACCGGTAATTTCCTCACCATCAACAGTACGGACACCCTTTACCAAATGCCCGTCTGTAATGATTTGATCAACCGCTACCCTGGTTCGCACTTCAATGCCCTTTTTAATTAGGTGTTCATACATGTTTTGTAAAATTTCCTGACAGCGTCCCGTACCCAGATGACGAATCGCAACTGGAATTAATTTTAGATCAGCGACAGTAGCCTGGCGTTGAAATTCGTGTATTTCATCCTGGTGTTCCAATCCGTAAACATGCTCAGGTGCGCCAAACTGAAGATATACTTGATCGACTTCTTTAATCATCTCATTAAGCTTGTCTTCTCCCAAGTATTGCTCCAGGCTGCCACCTATTTCCGATGATAAGGTCAGTTTGCCGTCACTGAAGGCACCGGCACCACCCCAACCGCAAACCGTAGAACAAGGGTGGCAATTAAAACAACTCCCTCCCTTTTCCCGGGATGGACAGATACGCTGGTTGATATCGCGGCCTTTTTCCAATATTAATACCCGCAAATCCTTCCTTTTCCCGGACAGTTCTAGAGCAGCAAAAATTCCGGCAGGACCTGCACCCACAATAATTACGTCATAATGTTGCGCCATCGGGCAAACCCCCTGTTTTTCCTTTAAATATTTTGCACATTAAACATAAAAATAACCCAAACGGGTGCTGTGTTTGAGTCAATTAATTACAAGGCATTATATAATGAGTATTATTAAGATTTTCTAACGCACAACAATAAAATATTATCAAATCGTATTTTTTATGTCAAGGACGATAACCTTAATCATTCACCTTCATTGCGCCGCGTCATAGTTAAAAACTTGGTATATTCCTTTAAAAAGGCCAATTCCACCACCCCGGTGGGGCCATTCCTCTGCTT from Desulfoscipio gibsoniae DSM 7213 encodes:
- a CDS encoding DegT/DnrJ/EryC1/StrS family aminotransferase, translating into MQFRDLKKQYQKYKHEIDTAIREVLLSAEYIGGRQVSELEEQLAEYVGVKHCISCANGTEAMTLVAMAWGVKEGDAVFVPDFTFFSTGEIVSFQGATPIFVDVDRDTFNLDATKLEKAIQKTVKEGKLTPGVVIPVDLFGLPANYPEIEKIARKYNLLVLEDGAQGFGGNINGQRACSFGDAATTSFFPAKPLGCYGDGGAVFTNDDELAQLIKSLKVHGKGDNKYDNVRIGLNSRLDTIQAAVLKVKLQAFINHELEDVNRVSRLYNEGLEGIIEIPLIPEGFYSSFAQYTIKLKSNEQRNNLKDKLKQKGIPSMVYYTKPMHQQGAFANLEFDENDFKVTNELCNIVLSLPMHPYLSDQDIETIIREVMLNTC
- a CDS encoding adenylosuccinate synthase, producing MSTVVLVGAQWGDEGKGKVTDFLARQAEMVVRYQGGNNAGHTVVAEGQTYKLHLIPSGILYADKQCLIGNGVVIDPGVLLQELDGLEKQGVSTANLRISPRAHVIFPYHKSIDMAEEESKGSRKIGTTCRGIGPTYTDKASRVGIRMTELIDREELAEKLRDTLESKIKVLSRLYGVEETFTYQEMLNQYTEYADRLKNYVADVSVLVNEAIDRGARVLFEGAQGTLLDLDHGTYPYVTSSHPIAAAACLGAGLGPTKIKTVVGVAKAYITRVGEGPFPTELHDQLGESLRQRGFEFGTTTGRPRRCGWYDAVIARYAARINGLTYLAITKLDVLSGIETLKICTGYRYKGEIINEFPVSLKLLAQCEPVYQEFPGWQEDISSVTEFSELPQAAKDYLKNLEELSGVPVAIVGVGPGRAQTLVLREIF
- a CDS encoding polysaccharide biosynthesis protein: MEDRRSRVLIVGAGLAGSLVVQSISNLKERPVIIGFIDDDQSKLNLEVCGLPVLGNRLDIPRIADRHKVNEIIIALPSAPPVEVSDIIQICKRLAKVKIQILPGAYDLKTGRINPTPIREVQLEDLLGRKSLALDLGSINNYLNDQVVLVTGAGGSVGMELSANIANSNPGKLVLMGRGENSIYEVERKIKLSHPQVDIATEIADIRDRGRITRLFQKYKPGVVFHAAAHKHVPYMERIPEEAVKNNILGTKVMCEVAHDFNCDKFVLISTDKAVKPTSIMGVTKRIAETIVVMMNEQSQTKFAAVRFGNILGSRGSVIPLFEKQIARGGPVTITHPQMMRYFMTVGEAALLVIQAGAIAVGGEIFVLDMGEPVCIKDLAYKLIKLNGLEPEKEIAIQYTGIRPGEKITEVLVGDDEEVKTTQHNIIFAIYSSTKNFARVKELLATLENPSFSYADEDIRSLLQPYLG
- a CDS encoding NAD(P)/FAD-dependent oxidoreductase — its product is MAQHYDVIIVGAGPAGIFAALELSGKRKDLRVLILEKGRDINQRICPSREKGGSCFNCHPCSTVCGWGGAGAFSDGKLTLSSEIGGSLEQYLGEDKLNEMIKEVDQVYLQFGAPEHVYGLEHQDEIHEFQRQATVADLKLIPVAIRHLGTGRCQEILQNMYEHLIKKGIEVRTRVAVDQIITDGHLVKGVRTVDGEEITGDHVILAPGREGAEWLAQEAYRLELQTGVNPVDIGVRVEVPAAVMEPLTRVFYESKLIYYSRAFDDRVRTFCMNPRGEVVMENNDGLVTVNGHSHAFNKTDNTNFAVLVSKTFTEPFREPIAYGKYVASLANLLGGGVIVQRLGDLLEGHRSTVDRMKKCLVMPTLKEATPGDLSLVFPYRHLVAIVEMLKALDVIAPGVYSRYTLLYGVEVKFYSSRLALSNGLETRIKNLFAAGDGAGVTRGLAQASVAGIVAAREILSRI
- a CDS encoding nucleotide sugar dehydrogenase encodes the protein MSKLKQKIQNKTATLGVVGLGYVGLPLAVEKAKAGYKTIGFDVQESKVKMVNCGKNYIGDVVNEDLEAIVKSGFLSATTDFAKVAQADCVCICVPTPLDAHQQPVISYVKASAQSILLYMHKDMLIVLESTTYPGTTKELLKPIFESSGLKCGKDFYLAFSPERVDPGNLFYKVKNTPKVVGGITPECTDIAATLYESVLEAPIHRVSSPTIAEMEKILENAYRNINIGLINELAILCNRMGISIWEVIDAAKTKPYGFQAFYPGAGVGGHCIPLDPYYLSWKAREYGFHTSMIEASMIINDRMPEYCVERASKILNRDKKAHNGSKILVLGVAYKQDIDDYRESPALKVIDILKETGASVDYYDPYISEYRYKGEIFKGLESIDADMLKSYDLIVITASHSNVDYDFVAANSKWVFDTKNATKNVQNRNNIILL
- a CDS encoding glycosyltransferase family 4 protein; this encodes MGSAVKKSIWIFNHYAGTPSVTTGLRHYNFAKYLIKAGYPTTVFASSAIHNSNNNLIKGKETYITDDSEEVPFVYVKTRNYQDNGKSRILNMIDYYRGLFKVTKYFEKPDLLIASSVHPLTLVAGLKIAKKLDVKCICEIRDLWPESFVAYGIVKKSNPILKLLYAGEKWIYKKADKLIFTMEGGKDYIIEHGWDKEHGGPIDINKVYHVNNGVDLEQFNYNKEHYALDDKNLNDETTFKVIYTGSVRRVNNLNSILEAAKLIKNPKIKIFIWGDGDERLPLQQQCRDNGIDNVIFKGRVDKKYIPYILCHADVNLLHNDYTPITRYGMSQNKLFDYMAANKPIVSDLITNHDLILRYKLGVVTENQSPQKIKEAIEKFYYMTAEERLALNDNLHRAACDYDFKNLTNQLINIIEI
- a CDS encoding Gfo/Idh/MocA family protein; its protein translation is MDKKICVIGGGLWGQNHIRTLFQMGNLAGIVESTPQRLDELLRQYPVHGFTDVDAAIKWGFDGYVLATPAETHYPLGKKLLERGLNVLIEKPMTLSSKHSKQLIEIADRTNARLMVGHLLLFHPAIIKIKEVIDSGKIGQLYYVYSNRLNFGTVRTEENIFWSFAPHDISILDYFIGRPATKIAAKGAKFLQDKIYDVTMTQFAYPGNVHAHIFVSWLHPFKEQRLVVVGSRGMISFDDSSLEKNILYYKKQIGWLKGQPVKIEQPDEIIDYEKGMPLTEELKYFVENLDKTIEIASGKTGHEVVKVLETVQELISKDW
- a CDS encoding formyltransferase family protein, whose product is MIGVFTYNIAHRKTYDTLCLLKTKGYHDVAVFAEPLHYAKKYTPLIEHRPKNFNDVLPSEICKNFGYEYHMQNTSVKDILPVNSKILICGAGLIPQSIVEQYRVINAHPGYIPYVRGLDALKWAIYDEQPIGVTTHQIGSEVDAGLIIERRIVPVYFNDTFHAVAQRQYDMEISMLVDAIAKIDVATEYVEPGNYKLHKRMPHEFETRLLSKFEKLKDKAVIKCNSEI